GCCTCCTGGACTCCCTCGGTCTGAAGCGCCGCCGCTTCTACCTCACCGACGTGGACGCGTCCGGCAAGCCCGCCCTGCACACCTGGATCCACACCAATGGCGTACGGATGCGCCGGGCCGACTACCGGAGCAACCCGCGTGCGGTGAATCGTTCCTTCGGCGTTCCCGCCGCGTACGAGGACAAGCCCGCGGCCGACATCCTGCGCGCCGCGCTCGCGCCCGTCCGCGCGCTGATCGACGGGAAGACCGGCGCCGACCTGGTGGAAGGCTGGGCGACGGTCCTCGAGACGTACGGCAACCACTCGATGAACCGCTACCTGACGGAACGGGCGAAGCTGGACGAGGCCACGATCGACCTGATCGGCACGGTCGAGAACCTCACCTCCCGGCTCAACCTCGGCTTCGTGCACAGCTTCCTGTCCGCGGCGCTGATCAGCCCGGACACCGCGTTCTACGAACTCCCCGGCGGCACCGCGACGTTCACCGACGCACTGTACGAGCGGGTGAAGGACGCGGTCCGGCTCGACCGGCGGGCGGTGCGCGTCGAGCACGGGCCGCGCGGGGTGAGCGTGCACACCGTCTCCGAGGGCCGGGGCGGCAAGGACGTGGTCCAGGAGACGTTCAGCGGCGACGAGGTGGTCCTGACCGTCCCCTTCAGCGGCCTGCGGCACGTCACCTTCGCCCCGGCCCTCTCGTACGGCAAGCGGCGCGCGGTCACCGAGCTGCACTACGACTCGGCGACCAAGGTACTGCTCGAATTCTCGCGCCGCTGGTGGGAGTTCGAGGAGAAGGACTGGAAGCGGGAACTGGAGGCGGTGCGGCCCGGCCTGTACGAGGAGTACCGGCGGGGCAGGGCGCCCGCCGACGGGTCGCTCCTCGGCGCCCATCCCTCCGTACCGGACGGACACATCTCCCAGGGGCAGCGGGTGCACTACGCGGCGCACCGGGTGGCCCAGCGGGACCAGCCGGAGGCGGCACACGTGAGGGGCGGCGGGTCGGTGACCGACAACGCCAACCGGTTCATGTTCCAGCCGTCCCACCCGGTCCCGGGCAGCAGGGGCGGCGTCCTCCTCGCCTCGTACAGCTGGTCG
This is a stretch of genomic DNA from Streptomyces sp. NBC_00237. It encodes these proteins:
- a CDS encoding FAD-dependent oxidoreductase translates to MNRPPSRRTVMAATGTAALAASLALPTPSGTLPTAVAATFADPPSSAPAPRDVCRAVARAILVLDAENQPLVPRYRRVLLDEGLPRSRRAPKKVLIVGAGPAGLTAAHLLKQAGHKVTVIEANGNRVGGRVKTFRTGGQEKAAQPFADPRQYAEAGAMRIPDSHPLVTGLLDSLGLKRRRFYLTDVDASGKPALHTWIHTNGVRMRRADYRSNPRAVNRSFGVPAAYEDKPAADILRAALAPVRALIDGKTGADLVEGWATVLETYGNHSMNRYLTERAKLDEATIDLIGTVENLTSRLNLGFVHSFLSAALISPDTAFYELPGGTATFTDALYERVKDAVRLDRRAVRVEHGPRGVSVHTVSEGRGGKDVVQETFSGDEVVLTVPFSGLRHVTFAPALSYGKRRAVTELHYDSATKVLLEFSRRWWEFEEKDWKRELEAVRPGLYEEYRRGRAPADGSLLGAHPSVPDGHISQGQRVHYAAHRVAQRDQPEAAHVRGGGSVTDNANRFMFQPSHPVPGSRGGVLLASYSWSDDALKWDCFEDEERYPRALGGVQDVYGQRIEVFYTGVGKTQSWMRDPYAYGEASVLLPGQHTELFPDIPAAEGRLHFAGCHTSVKPAWIEGALESAVRTALEVHTG